A DNA window from Nitrospirota bacterium contains the following coding sequences:
- a CDS encoding glycosyltransferase, which yields MKGILLSLILGFNYFVGIYYGIVNSVYSVLLTISLFVILRYIKRIKYSAIRDFSYSPETPPISILIPAHNEENVITRMVKSALSMNYPFFDVIVINDDSTDNTLSNLINTFNLTKIDVVYRNILKTNPVRGFYYNPAFPKLLVIDKEKGGKADSLNCGINVSRNPYFCSVDADSILEKDALIRLMTPVMESTTPVVACGGVVRILNGVEIKNGEIIEIKLPRCHLIMFQIVEYLRAFLFGRVGWDAVNSILILSGTFSLFNKATVIAVGGYNKKHVSEDMELIVKLHRYHRKHKKPYRIKFISDPICWSEAPDNLKMLGRQRRRWHVGLMQSIMEHKGIIFNPRYGSLGLLIFPYYLFFEMMGPIVELVGYIVVPLSFIFGIINIDYFILFLILAIFYGVFLSTIGIFLEEITYKRYPKWSDLFKLLLFGILENFGYRQINSFWRFQAIFRYIFRIKKWEYVEKKGREC from the coding sequence ATGAAAGGTATCCTATTATCTTTAATATTAGGATTTAATTATTTTGTTGGTATATATTATGGAATCGTTAATTCAGTATATTCTGTCCTGTTAACAATTTCACTTTTTGTAATACTCAGATACATAAAACGCATAAAATATTCAGCCATCAGGGACTTCAGTTATTCTCCAGAAACACCTCCTATCTCGATTTTGATACCTGCCCATAATGAAGAAAATGTAATTACACGGATGGTAAAGTCTGCTCTTTCAATGAATTATCCATTCTTTGATGTAATAGTAATCAATGATGATTCTACTGATAATACGCTTTCTAATCTGATAAATACTTTTAACCTCACTAAAATTGATGTGGTATATCGGAATATATTGAAAACTAATCCTGTAAGGGGATTTTATTACAACCCGGCCTTCCCAAAACTCCTGGTTATTGACAAAGAGAAAGGGGGAAAGGCTGATTCACTTAACTGCGGTATTAACGTAAGCAGAAATCCATATTTCTGTTCTGTTGATGCTGATTCTATATTGGAAAAAGATGCTCTTATTAGACTCATGACACCCGTGATGGAAAGCACCACCCCTGTTGTAGCGTGTGGTGGTGTTGTAAGGATATTAAACGGAGTTGAAATAAAAAATGGTGAGATAATAGAAATAAAGCTTCCCAGATGTCATCTCATAATGTTTCAGATAGTTGAATATCTAAGAGCTTTTCTTTTCGGGAGAGTCGGATGGGATGCTGTTAATTCCATTCTCATTCTTTCAGGCACATTTTCTTTATTCAATAAAGCAACAGTTATAGCTGTCGGAGGATATAATAAAAAGCATGTTTCTGAAGATATGGAACTTATCGTTAAACTACATAGATACCATAGAAAACATAAAAAACCATATCGAATAAAGTTTATTTCTGATCCTATATGCTGGTCTGAGGCTCCTGATAATCTTAAAATGCTTGGAAGACAGAGAAGAAGATGGCATGTAGGACTCATGCAGAGTATTATGGAACATAAGGGTATAATTTTTAATCCGAGATATGGCTCATTAGGTCTGCTGATTTTTCCTTATTATTTATTCTTCGAAATGATGGGACCGATTGTTGAATTGGTGGGATACATTGTCGTGCCTTTATCATTTATATTTGGCATTATTAATATAGATTATTTCATTCTTTTTCTTATACTCGCAATATTTTATGGAGTATTTTTATCTACTATAGGTATCTTTTTAGAAGAGATCACTTACAAGAGATATCCAAAATGGAGTGACCTGTTTAAATTACTTTTATTCGGTATACTCGAAAATTTCGGATACAGGCAGATTAATTCATTCTGGCGTTTCCAGGCAATATTTCGCTATATCTTCAGAATCAAAAAGTGGGAGTATGTTGAGAAAAAAGGCCGCGAATGTTAA
- a CDS encoding HEAT repeat domain-containing protein gives MQDQLRLILLSIIVSIVFLILVFLISATLRRLIKSWKYRKLDKLRDSYHDKLTKAIEKQEVFNSIQEFHSSPGSLKFQAIEHILLDLIQKDLYREDVKILCNKLGYVTYYEKKLKSMNNIVRATAIDTLGKMLSESSIDKIANILETKNTEIISVAVRALSKIGTLKALEILLHHLPKLYKESLIAQKTIETSLTAFGIDAIPVLIEHGKNYDDKKIKASILEVLSTLPITEKSCSFALDNIKNTNAEVRAKALKILGMAYTGFVEFDYSLLFPLLDDPVWFVRLQASKAFGNLKYKKAIDMLGGLLLDQNWQVRNAAALALTKFEDDSINIFLRALRYRDAYAKESVCEEIQKTNFVSRLIENLRSEKKEIYEKSREILSIMHSLNFSTPLNEYLSKGQDEKIKYELSLIMRKGITE, from the coding sequence ATGCAAGATCAACTAAGACTTATACTCCTTTCTATTATTGTATCAATCGTCTTTTTAATATTGGTATTTCTAATCTCTGCTACACTCAGAAGACTAATAAAAAGCTGGAAATATAGAAAATTAGATAAATTAAGAGATTCCTATCACGATAAACTAACAAAAGCCATCGAAAAACAAGAGGTATTCAATAGCATCCAAGAATTCCATTCATCTCCGGGGTCTCTAAAATTCCAGGCAATCGAACACATATTGCTTGATCTGATACAGAAAGATCTGTATAGAGAAGATGTAAAAATACTTTGTAATAAGCTTGGATATGTAACTTATTATGAAAAGAAACTCAAGAGTATGAATAATATTGTTAGGGCGACAGCGATTGATACTCTGGGTAAAATGTTGAGTGAATCTTCAATAGATAAAATTGCAAATATACTTGAAACAAAAAATACCGAAATAATATCTGTTGCTGTAAGAGCTCTCAGCAAAATAGGCACATTAAAAGCATTAGAAATACTACTGCATCACTTACCAAAACTTTATAAGGAATCACTCATTGCTCAGAAAACTATAGAAACATCCCTTACAGCTTTTGGCATTGATGCAATTCCAGTTCTGATTGAACATGGTAAAAACTATGATGACAAAAAAATTAAAGCATCGATTTTAGAAGTACTCAGCACTTTGCCTATTACTGAAAAATCATGTTCATTTGCATTAGACAATATAAAAAATACTAATGCAGAAGTCAGGGCAAAGGCTTTAAAAATTCTGGGCATGGCTTATACAGGTTTTGTTGAATTTGATTACAGTCTATTGTTTCCGTTACTCGACGATCCGGTGTGGTTTGTAAGGTTACAGGCTTCTAAAGCATTCGGGAATTTGAAGTACAAAAAGGCTATTGATATGCTTGGCGGTTTGCTTCTGGATCAAAACTGGCAAGTCAGAAACGCAGCAGCCCTCGCATTAACAAAGTTCGAAGACGATTCTATCAATATTTTCCTAAGGGCACTCAGATATAGAGACGCTTATGCGAAAGAAAGTGTCTGTGAAGAGATTCAGAAAACAAACTTTGTTTCACGTCTTATTGAGAATCTACGCTCAGAAAAAAAGGAGATATACGAAAAATCAAGGGAGATACTTAGCATCATGCACTCACTGAATTTTTCTACGCCACTGAATGAATATTTAAGCAAAGGCCAGGATGAAAAAATTAAATATGAACTTAGTCTTATTATGCGTAAGGGAATAACAGAATGA
- a CDS encoding 50S ribosomal protein L11 methyltransferase — translation MEWYEIQLLLPLPLLESVYNYLWPFINGISMERDKEDFLIKAYIFSSYPDNFLKRLNYFLKIQAKSYKIHYNPPNAFMTQPFFAEKFIIVPFPASHIPPFGIPIFIQRGRSFGIGSHPCTIYCLKALTEVMRKNHIKNILDAGTGTGILAIAASKLGASNIKAVEILPEAIAEASENVRLNKAEDRVAIIHCSVTEIEGLYDLIIANLYGTLLKEIAPLLIERLASKGWLIISGMSKEQSEIVISAFTHRGLELHKILSDEEWFSAVLKSK, via the coding sequence ATGGAATGGTATGAAATACAGTTGCTCCTTCCCCTGCCGCTATTAGAGTCGGTATATAATTACCTCTGGCCTTTTATTAACGGTATTTCAATGGAAAGAGATAAGGAGGATTTTCTTATCAAAGCTTATATTTTTTCATCATATCCTGACAACTTTCTGAAAAGATTAAATTATTTTTTAAAGATACAGGCAAAAAGCTATAAAATTCATTATAACCCTCCAAATGCTTTTATGACACAGCCTTTTTTTGCTGAAAAATTCATAATAGTTCCCTTTCCGGCATCTCATATTCCTCCTTTCGGCATTCCCATTTTTATTCAGAGAGGAAGGTCTTTTGGAATCGGCAGTCATCCCTGTACAATCTATTGTTTGAAAGCCTTGACTGAAGTTATGCGCAAAAATCATATAAAGAATATTCTTGATGCTGGAACAGGCACAGGAATCCTTGCAATCGCTGCTTCAAAATTGGGTGCTTCCAATATAAAAGCGGTAGAGATATTGCCTGAAGCGATAGCAGAGGCAAGCGAAAATGTGAGATTAAATAAAGCAGAAGATAGAGTTGCAATTATTCATTGTTCAGTAACAGAAATTGAAGGATTATATGACCTCATTATAGCTAATCTATATGGAACTCTTCTCAAGGAAATTGCCCCGTTGCTTATTGAAAGACTTGCTTCAAAGGGTTGGCTAATAATAAGCGGTATGAGTAAAGAACAGTCAGAAATAGTAATCTCTGCTTTTACCCATAGAGGGTTAGAGTTACATAAAATTTTGAGTGATGAAGAATGGTTTTCAGCAGTCTTGAAATCTAAGTAA
- a CDS encoding LemA family protein codes for MIALLIISGIILALIVMVIVIYNKLIRLKNTVKSSWSDIDVQLKKRYDLVPNLVETVKGYATHEKTVFEKVTQARTMAMRASSPVEKAKAENMLMDTLKSLFALAEAYPELKANVNFMQLQSQLKELEDNIEYARRYYNAVVRDFNILIESFPSNIIASAFSFKQEEFFELEEPEIERKPVKVSFT; via the coding sequence ATGATAGCTCTACTCATAATTAGTGGAATAATTTTGGCTTTAATAGTTATGGTCATCGTAATTTACAACAAGCTAATACGTCTCAAAAATACTGTAAAATCTTCTTGGTCAGATATTGACGTTCAACTTAAAAAAAGATATGACCTTGTCCCAAATCTTGTCGAAACAGTTAAAGGATATGCGACACATGAAAAAACAGTATTTGAAAAAGTTACACAAGCAAGGACTATGGCTATGAGGGCATCATCACCTGTTGAAAAGGCAAAGGCAGAAAATATGTTAATGGATACTTTAAAAAGTCTATTTGCTCTGGCAGAAGCTTATCCCGAACTAAAAGCAAATGTAAATTTTATGCAGCTTCAATCACAGTTAAAAGAACTTGAAGATAATATAGAATATGCAAGACGTTATTATAATGCAGTAGTTAGAGATTTCAATATCCTAATCGAGTCTTTCCCTTCAAATATCATCGCATCTGCATTTTCATTCAAACAGGAAGAATTTTTCGAATTAGAGGAACCTGAAATCGAGAGAAAACCAGTAAAGGTCAGCTTTACTTAG
- a CDS encoding proline--tRNA ligase: MRFSKMFIPTLREIPADAIAISHILMLRAGYIRQLAAGLYIYLPIGLRVIEKINNIIRQEMNAIGAQEIIMPVLHPAEIWQETGRWFDIKEEMFRLKDRTGRNMCLGMTHEEIVTWLAAKEIRSYRDLPQIWYQIQTKLRDEARPKSGILRTREFLMKDSYSFDADEDGLEKNYQLHAEAYHRIFTRCGLNFYMVESDPGMMGGATSHEFMAPSNAGEDEVVLCNSCGYAANVELALSNPVKIEIRESDFEEIYTPDKRTVEEVSNFLKLGPEYFIKSILVISSKEPVLALVRGDQELHEKKLIKIIGEYRPAHKDEVKDIIGVEAGFIGPMNHNIRIIADPCLQEGIYVSGANKQHYHTKGIKPGKHFTAEWYDIHVAKEGDLCIKCNTPLRTEFVIEIGNIFKLGTKYSIPLKAIYLDEKGEERPLIMGSYGIGPARIASAAIEQNHDKDGIIWPKSIAPFDIEILPLNVKDEKTIETANKIYEELTGKGFDVLIDDRDVRAGVKFKDADLIGIPVHVIMGEKNLKEGLVEIKDRKTKDIEKIKAEDVIQFLMKFVRIQN, from the coding sequence ATGCGATTTTCTAAGATGTTCATTCCAACGTTAAGAGAAATTCCTGCTGATGCTATTGCAATAAGCCATATTCTCATGCTCCGTGCCGGATACATCAGACAGCTTGCAGCAGGACTTTATATTTATCTTCCAATCGGTTTAAGGGTTATCGAAAAGATCAACAACATAATCCGCCAGGAAATGAATGCAATTGGTGCTCAAGAAATCATTATGCCTGTATTACACCCTGCTGAAATATGGCAGGAAACAGGAAGGTGGTTTGATATCAAAGAAGAGATGTTCAGGTTAAAAGACAGAACAGGCCGTAACATGTGTCTCGGTATGACACACGAAGAAATAGTGACATGGCTTGCTGCTAAAGAAATCAGATCTTATCGGGACTTGCCGCAAATATGGTATCAGATACAGACTAAACTAAGAGATGAAGCAAGACCAAAGAGTGGAATACTTAGAACAAGAGAATTTCTGATGAAAGATAGTTACAGTTTTGATGCTGATGAAGATGGCCTTGAAAAGAATTATCAACTGCATGCAGAAGCTTATCATAGAATCTTCACAAGATGTGGTCTAAATTTTTATATGGTCGAATCAGATCCAGGAATGATGGGTGGTGCAACATCACATGAATTCATGGCCCCAAGCAATGCTGGAGAAGATGAGGTTGTTCTATGTAATTCATGCGGATATGCAGCAAATGTTGAACTTGCACTTTCAAATCCTGTAAAAATCGAAATCAGGGAATCTGATTTTGAAGAGATTTATACTCCTGATAAGCGAACTGTCGAAGAAGTATCAAATTTTTTAAAACTTGGTCCTGAATATTTTATCAAAAGTATACTTGTAATCAGCAGTAAAGAACCTGTGCTCGCCCTTGTGAGGGGAGATCAAGAATTACATGAGAAAAAACTCATAAAAATTATAGGTGAATACCGACCCGCTCATAAAGATGAGGTTAAAGATATCATTGGCGTCGAAGCCGGCTTTATAGGTCCTATGAATCATAATATCAGAATTATCGCTGATCCATGCTTACAAGAAGGTATATATGTCAGTGGTGCAAATAAGCAACATTACCATACAAAGGGGATAAAGCCAGGCAAACATTTTACTGCCGAATGGTATGATATACACGTTGCAAAGGAAGGAGACTTATGTATAAAATGTAATACTCCATTACGAACTGAATTTGTTATTGAAATCGGTAATATCTTCAAACTGGGGACAAAATATTCTATTCCTCTCAAAGCAATATATCTGGATGAAAAGGGAGAAGAAAGACCGCTTATCATGGGAAGTTATGGGATAGGACCTGCCCGTATTGCTTCAGCAGCAATAGAACAGAATCATGACAAAGATGGTATCATATGGCCCAAAAGCATTGCTCCGTTTGATATTGAAATCTTGCCTCTTAATGTAAAAGATGAGAAGACTATAGAAACTGCTAATAAGATTTATGAAGAACTAACTGGAAAAGGCTTTGATGTTCTTATAGACGATCGGGATGTGAGGGCAGGAGTTAAATTCAAGGATGCAGACTTAATCGGTATACCTGTTCATGTTATAATGGGCGAAAAGAATCTAAAAGAGGGTCTTGTTGAAATAAAAGATAGAAAAACAAAGGATATTGAAAAAATAAAAGCTGAGGATGTTATTCAATTTCTTATGAAATTTGTTAGAATTCAGAACTAA
- the greA gene encoding transcription elongation factor GreA, with amino-acid sequence MLKRVPITPEGYQKLKEELERLIKIERPNNIKEISEARAHGDLSENAEYHAAKERQSFIEGRIQELKTKLALADVIDPSKISQEKVAFGAKVKVFDTLANQEKIYKLVGPDEADVKNGKISISSPIGRALLNKEIGDIVTVKAPARTMEYEILEINFE; translated from the coding sequence GTGTTAAAAAGAGTCCCTATTACACCTGAAGGTTACCAGAAGCTTAAAGAAGAGCTTGAAAGACTTATCAAGATTGAAAGACCCAATAACATCAAAGAAATCTCTGAAGCAAGAGCTCATGGCGACCTGTCAGAGAATGCAGAATATCATGCTGCAAAAGAAAGACAGTCCTTCATTGAGGGGCGGATTCAGGAATTAAAGACAAAGTTGGCTCTCGCAGATGTTATAGATCCTTCGAAGATCTCACAGGAAAAGGTTGCATTCGGAGCAAAAGTAAAAGTTTTTGATACTTTAGCTAATCAAGAAAAAATATATAAGCTTGTAGGCCCTGATGAGGCAGATGTTAAAAACGGAAAGATATCAATAAGCTCACCGATTGGCAGGGCTCTCCTTAATAAAGAAATTGGTGATATAGTTACTGTCAAGGCACCTGCAAGAACAATGGAGTACGAAATATTAGAGATAAACTTTGAATAA
- a CDS encoding dihydroorotate dehydrogenase electron transfer subunit, translating to MNKYFKGLIKENYCISTNYYLLTIKPLVPVINPKPGQFYMVGIGDTYDPLLKRPFSFFKKIRDTLQFLYTVRGKGTLKMKNLKRGEVIHIVGPLGNGYPLPEKKSLPVFVAGGTGIASVFSMFQKLSNKACLLYGAKCRDDIIDLKDTKSTKDRLILCTDDGSFGRSGTVVDNMEKFLSEKFSLKDTPVIYACGPKPMLEAIAKIAIKRDLRGYVSLEENMACGFGACLGCAVKTIHGYKRVCKEGPVFPIEEIVWE from the coding sequence TTGAATAAATATTTCAAAGGTCTAATAAAAGAAAATTATTGTATAAGCACGAATTATTATCTCCTTACTATAAAGCCTTTAGTACCTGTCATAAATCCAAAACCAGGACAATTTTACATGGTGGGGATTGGTGATACTTACGACCCTCTTCTAAAAAGGCCTTTCAGTTTTTTTAAAAAGATTCGTGATACGCTACAGTTTTTATATACTGTCAGAGGCAAAGGAACGCTGAAGATGAAAAATCTCAAGCGTGGTGAGGTTATTCATATTGTTGGGCCTCTTGGCAATGGATATCCACTACCTGAAAAAAAATCACTGCCAGTCTTTGTGGCAGGGGGGACTGGAATAGCATCTGTCTTTTCTATGTTTCAAAAATTATCTAATAAAGCATGCCTGCTATATGGTGCAAAATGCAGAGATGATATTATAGATTTAAAGGACACTAAATCAACAAAAGATCGACTTATTTTATGTACTGACGATGGCTCTTTCGGTAGAAGTGGCACTGTTGTAGATAATATGGAAAAATTTTTATCTGAAAAATTTTCATTAAAAGATACTCCGGTTATTTATGCCTGCGGTCCTAAACCGATGCTCGAAGCGATTGCTAAAATAGCCATTAAAAGAGATTTAAGAGGATATGTTTCACTGGAAGAGAATATGGCATGTGGATTTGGTGCATGTCTTGGATGTGCGGTCAAGACTATTCATGGATATAAAAGGGTTTGCAAAGAAGGTCCGGTATTCCCGATAGAGGAAATTGTATGGGAATAG
- a CDS encoding dihydroorotate dehydrogenase produces MDLSVKIGHLKLKNPITTASGTFGYGEEYSEFIDLNKLGAIIVKGISLEPREGNPPPRICETPCGMLNAIGLQNIGLKRFLKEKLPYLRKFDTNIIANILGETIQEYVKLAQCLDDAGLDGIELNVSCPNVKKGGVLFGNDGRMLKELISEVRKSVKHSTLITKLPPSISSIQKLARVAEENGSDAISLINTIQGMAIDIETFKPKLANISGGLSGPAIRPIAVKMVWEASKAVKIPVIGIGGITNFSDAIEFMLAGAHAVQVGTGNFLNPTVTIDIIDELKQYLERKHLKNVRDIIGKVHIV; encoded by the coding sequence GTGGATTTATCTGTTAAAATAGGCCATTTAAAATTAAAAAACCCTATTACAACAGCATCAGGGACGTTTGGATATGGAGAGGAATATTCTGAATTCATTGATCTGAATAAGCTCGGTGCAATTATTGTAAAGGGAATTTCTCTGGAGCCAAGAGAAGGAAATCCTCCACCACGTATATGTGAAACACCATGTGGTATGTTGAATGCAATTGGCCTTCAGAATATAGGACTTAAAAGATTTCTGAAAGAGAAGCTCCCGTACCTTAGAAAATTCGATACAAATATAATAGCCAATATACTCGGTGAAACTATTCAGGAATATGTAAAACTCGCACAGTGCCTTGATGATGCTGGTCTTGACGGGATAGAACTGAACGTTTCATGTCCGAATGTAAAAAAAGGAGGAGTGCTTTTCGGGAATGATGGAAGGATGCTGAAAGAATTGATATCAGAGGTAAGAAAGTCAGTTAAACATTCGACTTTGATTACAAAGCTTCCTCCGAGTATATCCAGCATTCAAAAATTAGCAAGAGTAGCAGAAGAAAATGGTAGCGATGCAATTTCATTAATCAATACAATACAGGGAATGGCTATTGATATTGAGACTTTTAAACCGAAGCTTGCAAATATAAGTGGTGGACTTTCAGGGCCTGCAATAAGGCCAATTGCTGTTAAGATGGTATGGGAGGCATCAAAAGCAGTAAAGATTCCTGTAATAGGCATAGGTGGAATTACAAACTTTTCTGATGCAATAGAATTCATGCTTGCCGGTGCTCATGCTGTGCAGGTGGGTACTGGAAATTTTTTAAATCCCACTGTAACAATAGATATTATTGATGAATTGAAACAATATTTAGAGAGAAAACATTTAAAGAATGTAAGAGACATAATAGGTAAGGTTCATATTGTATAG
- a CDS encoding SAM-dependent chlorinase/fluorinase, whose protein sequence is MYSSVITLTTDFGYKDPFVGIMKGVILKINPLVRIVDISHEVVPQNIMEASFMIEKSFKSFPQKTIHVGVVDPGVGSERRPILISAEYHYFVGPDNGIFSFIYNLSKHFTVIHITAKHYFLPDLSSTFHGRDIFAPVAAWLSKGVDINNFGEPIRDYAKIPASFPKKLSERIMEGEVIYIDRFGNLITNISANNINELTRNYPDKKLKVMIRDIEAPFKTHYSEATDDVLYSLIDSFDSLELFVNKGNASTIFDINVGEKVIVTITK, encoded by the coding sequence TTGTATAGTTCAGTAATAACATTGACGACCGATTTTGGCTATAAAGATCCTTTCGTAGGAATTATGAAAGGAGTTATATTAAAAATCAATCCGCTGGTAAGAATTGTCGACATTTCTCATGAAGTTGTTCCACAAAATATAATGGAAGCTTCTTTTATGATCGAAAAGAGCTTTAAATCATTCCCTCAAAAAACGATTCATGTTGGCGTTGTAGACCCAGGGGTCGGTTCAGAAAGGAGGCCTATTTTAATATCAGCAGAATATCATTATTTTGTTGGTCCTGATAACGGAATTTTTTCTTTTATCTATAATCTGAGCAAGCATTTTACGGTTATTCATATTACTGCAAAACATTACTTTCTACCTGATCTGAGTTCTACATTTCATGGAAGAGATATTTTTGCCCCAGTTGCTGCCTGGCTTTCAAAAGGAGTTGATATAAATAATTTTGGAGAGCCTATTCGTGACTATGCAAAAATCCCCGCATCTTTTCCTAAAAAGCTATCAGAACGTATCATGGAAGGAGAGGTGATTTATATTGATCGTTTTGGAAACTTAATAACAAATATTTCTGCTAATAATATTAATGAACTTACAAGAAATTATCCTGATAAGAAATTGAAGGTTATGATTCGAGATATCGAAGCACCTTTTAAAACACATTATTCAGAAGCAACAGATGATGTGCTTTATTCACTAATAGACAGCTTTGACTCTCTTGAACTATTTGTAAATAAAGGAAATGCTTCAACAATTTTTGATATAAACGTAGGAGAAAAGGTTATAGTTACAATTACAAAGTAA
- a CDS encoding DUF177 domain-containing protein, which yields MKIYIPDIPVEGLEIELKEHTEINNIIVPVSAQLKVEKVGTEIMIKGSLTSDVIFQCSRCLKDFSMRIFINVDVFYHPVEELKGEETHEIKIDELDMDFYSGEELDIMNLINEQIMLNIPMKPLCSETCKGICIKCGTDLNAGICKCETLHIDPRLASLKTFLENS from the coding sequence ATGAAAATATACATTCCAGATATACCTGTAGAAGGTTTAGAAATTGAATTAAAAGAGCATACAGAGATTAACAACATTATTGTTCCTGTCAGTGCTCAGCTTAAGGTAGAAAAAGTTGGCACAGAGATAATGATTAAAGGTAGTTTGACATCTGATGTGATTTTTCAATGCAGCAGGTGTTTGAAAGATTTTAGTATGAGAATATTTATTAATGTAGATGTGTTTTATCACCCTGTTGAAGAGTTAAAAGGAGAAGAAACACATGAAATTAAGATTGATGAACTTGATATGGATTTTTATTCTGGAGAAGAGCTTGATATCATGAATCTTATAAATGAACAAATCATGCTGAATATACCAATGAAGCCCTTATGTTCCGAAACATGCAAGGGTATTTGCATTAAATGTGGAACTGATCTAAATGCTGGTATTTGTAAATGTGAGACACTTCATATTGATCCGAGGTTAGCATCTCTAAAAACTTTTTTAGAAAATAGTTAA
- the rpmF gene encoding 50S ribosomal protein L32 translates to MANPTHRHTRSRRDKRRANWKGQLPNLCLCPDCNELKLSFKVCPHCGSYKGRKVLEIVEKEV, encoded by the coding sequence TTGGCAAATCCAACACACAGACATACCCGCTCAAGAAGGGATAAGCGGAGGGCTAACTGGAAAGGACAGCTCCCCAATCTCTGTCTATGCCCTGACTGTAATGAACTTAAATTGTCTTTTAAAGTATGTCCTCATTGTGGCTCCTATAAAGGCCGTAAAGTTCTTGAAATTGTTGAAAAGGAAGTATGA
- the plsX gene encoding phosphate acyltransferase PlsX yields the protein MRIALDAMGGDYAPAVNLEGAIETVDSHQDIQIILVGDESILNKELENKKYPHNRISIKHASQSVKMDESPSIAIRKKRDSSIRRGIELVKSGEADGFVSAGHSGVIMGTALLVLGTSHAVDRPAIATIMPTLKAPFVLIDAGANLHCKPDNLLQFALMGSTYCRTILGRPDPRVALISTGEEDTKGNLLIKETFKLLKEADINFVGNVDGKDIFTGNYDVIVCDGFTGNVILKTSEGLADALIKMIKIEVANLTAGRIGYLLMKPALKNFKKKTDYDEYGGAPLLGINGTCIISHGRSTAKAIRNAIRVAADFAEKKVNAIISSSIEKDMYRHEGTKTPKK from the coding sequence ATGAGAATTGCCCTCGATGCGATGGGTGGGGATTATGCTCCAGCAGTTAATCTTGAAGGTGCTATAGAAACTGTTGATAGTCATCAAGATATTCAAATTATCCTTGTTGGCGATGAATCTATTCTGAATAAGGAACTTGAGAACAAAAAATATCCTCACAATCGTATTTCGATAAAACATGCCTCTCAGAGCGTCAAAATGGATGAATCTCCTTCTATTGCCATAAGAAAGAAAAGGGATTCATCAATCAGGAGAGGAATTGAATTAGTTAAAAGTGGCGAGGCTGATGGATTTGTCAGTGCAGGACATTCTGGAGTTATCATGGGAACAGCGCTATTAGTATTAGGGACGTCTCATGCTGTAGATAGACCTGCAATTGCAACAATAATGCCTACTTTGAAAGCACCGTTTGTTCTAATTGATGCAGGTGCAAACTTGCATTGTAAACCGGATAATCTTTTGCAGTTTGCACTTATGGGGAGCACATATTGTAGAACAATTCTTGGAAGACCAGATCCTCGGGTTGCACTTATAAGTACAGGAGAAGAAGATACAAAAGGAAACTTACTTATCAAAGAGACTTTTAAACTTCTAAAGGAAGCAGACATTAATTTTGTGGGGAATGTTGATGGCAAAGATATTTTTACAGGTAATTACGATGTGATTGTCTGTGATGGCTTTACAGGGAATGTAATATTGAAAACAAGCGAAGGACTTGCAGATGCGCTTATTAAAATGATCAAAATAGAAGTTGCAAACCTAACAGCAGGGAGGATAGGATATCTTTTAATGAAACCCGCTTTAAAAAATTTTAAGAAGAAAACAGATTATGATGAATACGGTGGAGCACCTTTATTAGGAATAAACGGGACCTGTATTATAAGTCATGGTAGATCTACTGCAAAGGCAATTCGTAATGCAATAAGGGTAGCCGCTGATTTTGCCGAAAAGAAGGTAAATGCAATTATATCATCATCAATAGAAAAGGATATGTATCGTCATGAAGGAACAAAAACTCCGAAGAAGTAG